The DNA region aacggcgccgcggagccTCGCACCCGGAGCGCCCAGCGTAGCTCGTCGACTCTGGCCGCGCACCACGCCATttcctcggccgtctccgccgtcgcccacagGAGCGCGCCCAGCGACCCGACATGTGCAGCCTGGtgcgcggccgcccgtcccCAGAACGCCGCCGTGTGCTCGGGCTCGAGCGACGCCATCAGCTCCGTGGCGACCTGCAGCTTCGCGCGGGCTGCCGAGCGCACGCGGCTGCGGACCGGCTCGCTGGTGTCGGGCGTCAGCGTGCGCAGGAGCGCGCGGTGGATGGCGATTTCCATGGAGGCATAGGCCAGGTGCAGGGAGCCGTTGGCGCATAGCTTCCCCCGTTGCTTGCTCCGCAGATGGAGCGCGTCGGGCAGAGCCCCGTACCACGCTCGGAGCCGGACGACCAGCGGCTGAGCGAGGTCCACGGCTCCGGCGATGCCGACCTGATCCAGCATgccggccgcgcgcgtgGCCTTGAGGCTGCAAAAGGTGCGCAGGacgtcggtgacgatgcggctCAGCTCGATGTAGGCGCAAAATATGTCCCAGCCGATGCGCGCGTCCAGatccaccgccgcgccgtcctcctgCCGCGAGGCCAGCTCCGGGAAGTCAGAGTCGGTgcacgggcgggcgtcccAGTCGTCCTCGTGGATCACGCAGGGCCGTCCGTGGACGAATGCGCCCCAGCGATCCTCCATGTACACGGCCCAGGCAAGGCGCCGCCTCAAGCCCATCTCCCACGCCGGGATGGACCACGAGCTGCAGTCGAGGTGGAGGCCCAGGtcctgcgcgacggcgaccagcTGCGCCGCAAACGCGCGGCTGGACgtgttgccgtcgccgtgctcccccggtcggcggtgccgctggagaagcagcaagccggcctcgacgatgctgaGCTTTGGCCGTCGCATGTCCCTGTTGATGGTCCGCTCCGCCAGCctctcgagggccgcggcgtccGGCGTGGACTCGCTGCCGGCCAGAACGCTGTCGTAGAGTTGCCAGTCCAGGGCCACGAGGTacacggcggccagcagcgacggcgcaaAGTGGCGGTGGGAGATGCGGTGCTTGCTGATGAAGACATCCTTGTGGAGGATGGGGAAGCTGGGGTGGACGATGCGGAAGTAGAGGTCGACCAAGGTGCGGCCCAGGGGATGCACAGCGGCCTCTATCGCGTCCAGGTCCGCCACGCGTTGCGCCTCGGAAGCGGCTGTCTCGTCTGGGCGGACGATGAAGATGGTTTGGTCGTCGAGACGCcgggcgagctcgcgcgccgcagACGAACGAGCGGCCTGCGTCGACGGTGGACGATGGAGGTCGAGGAGAATGGGATCACGGTAGTCCGTGGGCCCAACGTATTCGGCATGCGTCTTGAGATCCAAGCCCAGCGTGTCGTCGAGTATGGCCGGGGGCGACACCGGCATGCCATCAGGCCGGCCCGTGAGCTCATGTTGGCTGCTGGCCGATGGGGAGCGAGACTCCGGGGCCCTCGCGTCGGTCGGCGAAGCGATGCCATGCGCGCCGTCCCTGGGAGACGCGCCGCGCGGAAAGGAGCCTTCTGAGGAGAGGTGTCgagcggcgccctcgtcggccgagtTCCGACGCTGCGTGAGCTTGTTTGGACCGACGTGGGGAGCCGCGAGCacccgccgctggcgcgggAGCGGGCCTTTCAAGAATGTACATCTCTGGCCGTGAAAGGCGCACAGCACGCACTGGGTGCGGCTCCCCTCCTTGACGCAGCGCGTCTTTCGGAGACGGCAAGTGTCGCATgggcgtgcgcgcggcggaggGTGAGGTGCCTTGATGGTGCCGGCCGAAGCCGCAGCTAtctgggcgccgccgctgtcgcccaCGGCAGACATGTCTTGCGCGGATTTAACCAGATACTATGGCAGCACGCCCTTGGCCGAGCTTCGCGGGGCCCCAGAGGCACGAGAGAGCCGGGAGCGAGACCCACGGCGGCACGCCGGCCAGGTTCGGGTTCGGCTTGGGATCAATGTTCCCTTTGGCCCTTGGGCACGCGATGGTGCGAGGGCGGGGCCGCACAGCCGGTCAAGGTCGACAGACGGCatgcgctcgagggcggcgagggaaggcgaggaggtgTCGGACGCAGAATGCCGTGTCCTCGTCCGGGCAGAGGGCTTATCGggggcgccggccggccatggggagggcggcgagagcaTGTGCGTGGCGCGGCCCGTGTGTGCGTGCGATAAGGcggatggatgatgatggatgggtgggttGGCTTGGGACGggatggcgccgcggccagggtcTGGGGACGGAAATCTGGGGTCCGGGTCAGCGGCCTGCCATTCCCTTGTCTCCATCCAGAGGTGCGTGGGTGCCGCACCGGCAACTGCCTCGCCATGGTGACAATGAAGCTTGACACAGAGCCGGGCGGTGTTTTGTGCGTCTGGCGTCTCGCGCCGGGTCGCTCTGCCGACACCACAACGACGGCACGTGTGTGCGGCTCATGCAAAGGACGCCGTGCGACTCGAGTCGGCCGCTCCAGAACCGAAGGGGCTCGATGCGGtgccatgatggcgtcgcctTGGGACTTGAATCCTTCGAAAGCATCTGCCAGCATCTGCCTGGGACGGGGCAGCCCCTTATCTGTGCTGATAAGACGCCTCCTCAGTGCGTAGGAGCACATGCACTGTGTCAATCGCGCAGTCTGCAACAGTGCGTATGACTTTACGCACCGTACCGAGGGTCTGGTCCGGGACATGTCAGCATCGGAGGCACGAGATAACCACCACGACTCCCCATCCGCCATTGGCCATCGGCCCAAGGGGAAAAGGGAAACCTTTGATGGCCCACCGCGTCCTTATCTCTCCtccccatgccatgccacgcaCGACTTGTCACTTTGCTCATCCACCGCTCGCGGGCCCATGACCAagccttgccgtcggcccgGCCGCCTATTGGTCAATCCGACTGGTCTCTGTCCCTGACCGTGACGAGGCGTAGGTATATCCCAAACTCTGCGGGCATCGCGCCCAGTCGTCCGGTGCGTTGCACTGCCTCGAGTCCTTGGCTTTGCCTTCCTCCGTGGACGATGTGAGCCTCcgggggccgccgctgctatCGGCGCCTCGTGGTTGGATGAGGTGGCGCACTCGGCTTGGCCGTCGTTCGCTTCCTGTTCCGTCCGGCATtgcccgcgcgcgacgcgacggcgagcttcaTCTTCATGCTCGGAGCCAACGCGGTcacggtgccggcgcccacgtccgccggcggccgcgcgcaggATGCCAGAGTATGACCATTCCTTCAATGCGTAACATTCGGGGCGAGGGGAATACAAAAACGCTGGACGGCCTCGCGGGAATATACAGCAATCTCACGCTGAGCCTCATCAATGAAATCTCCTTTTGCTGTCTGCCGTAGTTACTGCCTCGGCCAGGGTGGGTGGTCGAGACGTCAAGCGCGACACGAGACACGTTCATAGCTGCGAGCCCGAGGCATACACATCGTATACACATCACCAGACCCCCGCGTtcacgtcggccatggcgcccttCCTCGAGCCGCTGCGAGGGGagagcggcgcgggccacCTGTTGCCAGGCCAGACCCCAGATCCCACCGCTCGGCTCAATGGAGAGACACAGACACCGCTTACCATCCAAGACTGGCTGGGCGTGCagaccaagggcaaggctctgcagcgcctcttggccctcgtcgaggcagAACGCGCCGCCAATGACCACACTCGTGCCTGGATCTCTCTTGCGAGTCCCGCCCAATTACAAGCGCAATGGGATCGACTTCAGGCACGCGTCCAGCAGGGCTCCGAGGCTCTACTCCATCTGTATGGCGTCCCcttcgccgtcaaggacaacatcgacgtcgccgggtTCCCGACCACGGGGGCGTGCCCGGCCTTTtcgagccagccggccgccgaggatgcccccgtcgtcgcccggctcaaggccgccggcgccgtcgtcgtcggcaagaCGAACCTGGACCAGTTCGCGACCGGCCTGGTGGGCACGCGGTCGCCGTACGGCGCCGTGCCAAACAgcttcgacgccgcgcgtgtaagcggcggctccagctccggcagcggtgtcgtcgtcgcccgcggcgccgtgccctTTTCCCTCGGCACAGACACGGCGGGCTCCGGTCGAGTCCCCGCGGGCTTCAACAACATTGTCGGACTGAAGCCCACGCGCGGAGCCCTCAGCGCCCGGGGCGTGCTCC from Purpureocillium takamizusanense chromosome 3, complete sequence includes:
- the DAL81_1 gene encoding Fungal specific transcription factor (EggNog:ENOG503NVUA~COG:B): MSAVGDSGGAQIAAASAGTIKAPHPPPRARPCDTCRLRKTRCVKEGSRTQCVLCAFHGQRCTFLKGPLPRQRRVLAAPHVGPNKLTQRRNSADEGAARHLSSEGSFPRGASPRDGAHGIASPTDARAPESRSPSASSQHELTGRPDGMPVSPPAILDDTLGLDLKTHAEYVGPTDYRDPILLDLHRPPSTQAARSSAARELARRLDDQTIFIVRPDETAASEAQRVADLDAIEAAVHPLGRTLVDLYFRIVHPSFPILHKDVFISKHRISHRHFAPSLLAAVYLVALDWQLYDSVLAGSESTPDAAALERLAERTINRDMRRPKLSIVEAGLLLLQRHRRPGEHGDGNTSSRAFAAQLVAVAQDLGLHLDCSSWSIPAWEMGLRRRLAWAVYMEDRWGAFVHGRPCVIHEDDWDARPCTDSDFPELASRQEDGAAVDLDARIGWDIFCAYIELSRIVTDVLRTFCSLKATRAAGMLDQVGIAGAVDLAQPLVVRLRAWYGALPDALHLRSKQRGKLCANGSLHLAYASMEIAIHRALLRTLTPDTSEPVRSRVRSAARAKLQVATELMASLEPEHTAAFWGRAAAHQAAHVGSLGALLWATAETAEEMAWCAARVDELRWALRVRGSAAPFARDALWLLEHDVGGVGVVRATRGEPS